Part of the Candidatus Neomarinimicrobiota bacterium genome, AAAACCATTTTTATCCTGTGCAATCGTCATCACACTATTTTGAGAGAGACCATGATTAATATCAATGGTTTCAAATTGATAGGAATGATGGTCATTTGCCATTGTAAGGCTGGTCAGGAGTAGCAGCGTGAGGATTACATGAAGCATTTTATTCATAAGTTTTTCCTGATGGTTCCTTCGTTCAAGGCACCAAATGATTTTCATATAAAAAATCAAATGCTCCTATGTAATAGCAAGTGTAGAAATATAGTGTTATTTCCAAGACCTACAAAGAGTAGATACAGTATTTAGCAGGTTTTGAGTTGTTCTTTAGGAACGAGTTTTGGGCTTGAGCGCGGGTCTCTGAATGAGATATTTATGTCTCTGGGGGTGGATACTATTGTTGACCGGGAAAAAATACATCCCAGTTTTTGAGAGTATCTTCCGATGCCTCCTGACTGGCTTCCTTTTTATTGCGTCCCTCACCAAAACCAACTACCGTACCATCTATGGACACCTGAATCATATATATAGGATCATGATCTGGACCAGTTGTCTTGGTGACTTCAAAAGCAGGATTTCCCATTTTCAAGCGTTGGCATTTTTCAGCAAGTTGGCCTTTGTAGTTGAATGACTGTAATTCAGAAGCATAATCAGCTTTGCCTGCAATAACGTGTTTTTTAACCCAGCTTAAAGCTGACTCATAGCCTCCATCCAGGTAAATAGCAGCAATGAGTGATTCAATGACATCAGCCATAATGGAGTCATTGTCGCGTTGTCCACCCCGGCGGCTGGAGTCACTGAGAAGAATCCATTTCCCCAGATCAAGCCTCAGGGCGCATTCCGAGAGATAATTCCCATTCACCAGGATAGTACGGTATTTGGTAAGTGTTCCCTCATTCAGATGAAGATGGGTTTTGAAAAGATAATCTGATACAACCAGCTGTAGAACAGCATCTCCAAGAAACTCAAGACGCTCATAGGAGTAGCGAATATTGTTCTGACTGGCAAAGGAGCTGTGGGTGAGAGCACGTTCCAACAAATGAGGTTTACTGAATGAATAGCCCAGTGTATTTTCAATTGCGGAAAGATTTTTTGCAAAGTGGTCTGAGACCCCTGGTGTCGAATCTTTCTTCCTGAAGAGTTTCCCCAAAATCCTCATACGCGTAAGATCAGACCTTATATTCCTTCACTGCCAGCACAGCATTGTGACCACCAAAGCCAAAAGAATTACTTATTCCTGCTTTGACTTCCCGCTGAATTGATACACGAGGTGTATAGTCCAGATCACATTCATCACAGGGATTCTCGTGGTGAATGGTAGGGGCAATTGTATTGGTCATTACTGTCTTTACCAGGGCAGCCAGTTCAATTCCACCAGATGCACCGAGTAGATGACCGGTCATGGATTTTGTTGAACTCACGGAAAGTTTATAGGCATGGTCACCAAAGACATTTTTAATGGCGATAGACTCGTTTTTGTCATTGGCGGGTGTGGACGTACCGTGGGCATTGATATAGTCAATATCTGTAGGATTTAAATCGCCATCTGACAGGGCCATTTTCATTGCACGATTGGCACCCTCACCACCACTGGCCGGGCTGGTGATATGGTAGGCATCAGCTGTCATTCCAAAGCCAGAAAGCTCTGCAAGAATAGTGGCCCCGCGAGCTTGAGCATGTTCCAGACTCTCCAGAACAAAAACACCAGCTCCCTCGCCCATGACAAAGCCATCACGAGCTTTATCAAATGGTCGGCTAGCTGAATCTGGATCTGGATTGAATGAAAGCGCCTTCATATTAGCAAATCCGGCAAAGCCCATATGGGTCAATGCAGCATCTGCTCCACCACAAACCATGACATCGGCATCACCATAGCGAATGGCCCGCAATCCAAGACCAACTGCATGTGCAGCTGTTGCACAGGCTGAGTTTACGGAGA contains:
- the rnc gene encoding ribonuclease III; protein product: MRILGKLFRKKDSTPGVSDHFAKNLSAIENTLGYSFSKPHLLERALTHSSFASQNNIRYSYERLEFLGDAVLQLVVSDYLFKTHLHLNEGTLTKYRTILVNGNYLSECALRLDLGKWILLSDSSRRGGQRDNDSIMADVIESLIAAIYLDGGYESALSWVKKHVIAGKADYASELQSFNYKGQLAEKCQRLKMGNPAFEVTKTTGPDHDPIYMIQVSIDGTVVGFGEGRNKKEASQEASEDTLKNWDVFFPGQQ
- the fabF gene encoding beta-ketoacyl-ACP synthase II is translated as MKKRVVITGMGVVSPLGNEIDKFWNNLVAGTNGVTTQDWLVEEGFNATVAATAKDEIHIDDVVDFKEARRMDPFTRYSVHSAKAAIEQSALDTANEDPTRMGVIIGSGVGGLYTFEEQHAMLIKRGHRRVSPFFIPMMIPDIAAGYVSIIWGLKGPNFSVNSACATAAHAVGLGLRAIRYGDADVMVCGGADAALTHMGFAGFANMKALSFNPDPDSASRPFDKARDGFVMGEGAGVFVLESLEHAQARGATILAELSGFGMTADAYHITSPASGGEGANRAMKMALSDGDLNPTDIDYINAHGTSTPANDKNESIAIKNVFGDHAYKLSVSSTKSMTGHLLGASGGIELAALVKTVMTNTIAPTIHHENPCDECDLDYTPRVSIQREVKAGISNSFGFGGHNAVLAVKEYKV